The Castanea sativa cultivar Marrone di Chiusa Pesio chromosome 11, ASM4071231v1 genome contains a region encoding:
- the LOC142617422 gene encoding putative pectinesterase 8: MQKMNLHSTSLSFLFAMFTVLASAHITDSNPSFLKYLTHFSLHFFSLSPITAIVIAYNSGGHHPQYNRHNNEGKIVTPCEGFSPDFPKDTNTTSYLCVDPNGCCNFTSVQAAVDAVPDFSQNRTIIWINTGVYYEKVTVPRTKTNVTFQGQGFTSTAIAWNDTANSSHGGSFSGSVQVYSTNFVAKNITFMNVAPIPNPGDIGGQAVALRISGDQAAFWGCGFFGAQDTLHDDKGRHYFRDCFIQGSIDFIYGNGKSFYQNCVLISVANPVHPGSTSITGVITAQGRGSQEENTGFAFTNCIVGGNGRVWLGRAWKPFARVVFAHTSMSDIIAPEGWNDLNDPARDKTIFFGEYNCSGPGANMNMRPPYVIRLSDTQASPFLNVSFIDGDQWLQPYI; this comes from the exons ATGCAGAAAATGAATCTCCATAGCACATCTCTGAGTTTTCTATTCGCCATGTTTACTGTTTTGGCATCCGCACATATAACAGATTCAAACCCATCATTCCTCAAATATCTTACTCATTTTAGTCTCCACTTTTTCTCATTATCTCCAATCACTGCAATAGTCATCGCATACAACAGTGGAGGGCATCATCCCCAGTACAATAGACACAATAATGAGGGGAAAATAGTAACCCCGTGCGAGGGCTTTTCACCTGACTTTCCCAAGGACACTAACACAACCTCGTATCTTTGTGTTGATCCAAATGGGTGTTGTAATTTTACATCGGTGCAAGCAGCAGTTGACGCTGTTCCAGATTTCAGCCAAAATAGAACCATTATATGGATCAATACTGGCGTTTACTA TGAGAAAGTTACTGTTCCAAGAACCAAAACGAATGTGACATTCCAAGGACAAGGCTTTACTTCAACTGCAATTGCATGGAATGACACTGCCAATTCTTCACATGGCGGATCATTTAGTGGCTCCGTTCAAGTTTACTCCACTAACTTTGTTGCCAAGAACATAACCTTCATG AATGTGGCTCCTATTCCAAACCCGGGTGATATTGGAGGACAAGCAGTAGCGCTTAGAATATCTGGAGATCAAGCCGCATTCTGGGGTTGTGGATTCTTTGGAGCCCAAGACACCCTTCATGATGATAAGGGCCGACATTACTTCAGAGATTGCTTCATCCAAGGTTCCATTGATTTCATCTATGGCAATGGAAAGTCATTCTACCAG AATTGTGTATTGATTTCCGTAGCAAACCCAGTACATCCAGGATCGACAAGCATAACTGGAGTTATTACAGCTCAAGGCAGAGGTTCCCAAGAAGAGAATACTGGCTTTGCATTCACAAACTGCATTGTGGGTGGCAATGGAAGAGTATGGCTAGGTCGAGCATGGAAGCCATTTGCACGTGTTGTTTTTGCCCACACATCAATGTCGGATATCATTGCTCCAGAGGGTTGGAATGATCTCAATGACCCTGCAAGAGACAA GACTATATTCTTTGGAGAATACAATTGCTCAGGTCCTGGTGCAAATATGAACATGAGGCCTCCTTATGTTATAAGACTCAGTGACACACAAGCTTCTCCTTTCCTGAATGTGTCTTTTATCGATGGGGATCAGTGGCTTCAACCCTACATTTAG